From a single Cyprinus carpio isolate SPL01 chromosome A3, ASM1834038v1, whole genome shotgun sequence genomic region:
- the tbx3a gene encoding T-box transcription factor TBX3a: MSFPMRDPVIQGSSMAYHPFLPHRGPEFAMSAMLGHQPPFFPALALPPNGSLSLPGALGKPIMEQLMGAAETGLHFSSLGHQAATAHLRPLKTLEPEEEVEDDPKVHLEAKELWELFHKRGTEMVITKSGRRMFPPFKVRCTGLDKKAKYILLMDIVAADDCRYKFHNSRWMVAGKADPEMPKRMYIHPDSPATGEQWMSKVVNFHKLKLTNNISDKHGFTILNSMHKYQPRFHIVRANDILKLPYSTFRTYVFPETDFIAVTAYQNDKITQLKIDHNPFAKGFRDTGNGRREKRKQLALQSMRSYEEQQKKENGTSDDSSGEQASFKCFRQASSPAVSTVGQNNLKDFCDSDEDSDDEDKDGNVKEGPDSSKISTTTEDSKDHDASLSKSLFGESDSTVGRRTEKVRADSRQSPITLISSTTRSGEELRSPGREQAKTDDCRTVSKENYMPLTVQTDGAAHLNQNHLHNFGFPPGLAGQQFFNHLGGAHPFLLHPSQFNMGGAFSNMAAGMGPILAAVSSGGVSSMDTSSMPSPSQSLTGAPLPFHLQQHVLASQGLAMSPFGGLFPYPYTYMAAAAAASSAASSSVHRHPFLNAVRPRLRYSPYSLPNVPDSTLLTTAVPPMASSIIDLKGDGMTTSPTSAALDSEVTSRSSGSVSLSPKTCVEKDSSTELQSIQRLVSGLESKPERARSVSP, from the exons ATGAGCTTCCCGATGAGAGATCCAGTTATTCAAGGATCCAGTATGGCATATCACCCGTTTTTACCTCACCGGGGTCCGGAATTTGCCATGAGCGCAATGCTGGGTCACCAGCCGCCCTTCTTCCCGGCCCTGGCACTGCCACCTAACGGCTCCCTGTCCCTGCCCGGGGCGCTGGGCAAACCAATAATGGAGCAGCTGATGGGCGCAGCAGAGACCGGCCTTCACTTCTCCTCTCTGGGACACCAAGCCGCCACCGCGCATCTCCGGCCTCTCAAGACACTAGAGCCCGAGGAGGAGGTTGAAGACGACCCCAAAGTTCACCTCGAAGCCAAGGAACTCTGGGAGCTTTTTCACAAGCGCGGCACAGAAATGGTTATCACCAAATCTGGAAG GAGAATGTTCCCTCCGTTTAAAGTCAGATGCACGGGCTTGGACAAAAAGGCCAAATATATTCTGTTGATGGATATTGTTGCGGCTGATGACTGCAGGTATAAATTTCACAACTCTCGCTGGATGGTGGCAGGAAAGGCTGACCCCGAAATGCCAAAACGGATGTACATTCACCCCGACAGTCCGGCCACTGGCGAGCAATGGATGTCTAAAGTCGTCAATTTTCACAAACTTAAACTGACAAACAACATCTCCGACAAGCATGGATTT ACCATACTAAACTCCATGCACAAATACCAGCCAAGATTTCACATTGTGAGAGCCAACGACATACTGAAACTCCCATATAGCACGTTCAGGACCTACGTGTTCCCTGAGACAGATTTCATTGCTGTCACTGCCTACCAGAACGATAAG ATTACACAGCTGAAAATTGATCACAATCCTTTTGCAAAAGGATTTCGTGACACTGGAAATGGGAGACGCGAAAAAAG AAAACAGCTAGCTCTGCAATCGATGCGTTCGTATGAGGagcagcaaaaaaaagaaaacgggACGTCAGACGATTCCTCAGGCGAACAAGCGTCCTTCAAATGTTTTCGCCAGGCTTCGTCTCCTGCTGTCTCAACTGTAGGACAGAATAACTTAAAAG ATTTTTGTGACAGTGATGAAGATAGCGATGACGAAGACAAAGATGGAAACGTGAAAGAGGGGCCAGACTCGAGCAAAATTTCCACTACGACTGAGGACTCCAAGGATCACGATGCGAGTTTAAGCAAAAGTCTGTTTGGAGAAAGTGACTCGACTGTCGGTCGGAGAACTGAAAAAGTACGAGCGGACTCACGGCAGAGTCCCATCACACTCATCTCTAGCACCACTAGGTCCGGTGAGGAACTCAGGAGTCCGGGCCGGGAACAGGCCAAAACAGACGACTGCCGGACAGTGAGCAAAGAAAATTACATGCCGTTGACTGTCCAAACAGATGGCGCTGCGCACTTAAATCAAAACCACTTGCACAATTTCGGATTTCCGCCGGGTTTGGCCGGGCAGCAGTTTTTCAATCACTTGGGTGGTGCCCATCCGTTTCTCTTACACCCCAGTCAGTTCAATATGGGAGGCGCTTTCTCAAACATGGCCGCAGGGATGGGCCCCATACTGGCAGCAGTTTCCTCCGGAGGGGTCAGCTCAATGGACACGAGCAGCATGCCATCACCCTCGCAAAGCCTGACGGGGGCACCGCTGCCCTTCCACCTACAGCAGCATGTCCTGGCGTCGCAG GGTCTGGCTATGTCTCCTTTTGGAGGTCTCTTCCCGTATCCTTACACATATATGGCCGCCGCTGCAGCTGCTTCATCCGCCGCCTCTTCATCGGTCCATCGTCATCCGTTTCTAAACGCGGTGCGGCCCCGGTTAAGGTACAGCCCTTACTCTTTACCGAACGTCCCCGACAGCACCTTGCTTACAACGGCTGTCCCACCCATGGCGAGCAGTATCATCGATCTGAAGGGAGACGGGATGACCACGAGTCCCACTTCAGCTGCTCTGGACTCTGAGGTCACCAGCCGCTCGTCTGGTTCAGTATCACTCTCACCAAAAACCTGCGTCGAGAAAGATTCCAGCACCGAGTTACAGAGCATCCAGCGCCTGGTCAGTGGACTTGAATCCAAACCGGAAAGAGCGCGCAGTGTGTCTCCATAG